Proteins co-encoded in one Thermodesulfobacteriota bacterium genomic window:
- a CDS encoding YciI family protein, whose product MREFVFLIKGECHTGVSPEEYQKQAAKFAAWIYGLIQNGHLVNSRPLGANGRRVTANNITDGPFIESKQDIGGYFLIRAKDLDEATLIAKGCPALESGGIVEVRAVDEEKVSRLREKLGPGFK is encoded by the coding sequence ATGAGAGAATTTGTATTTTTAATTAAAGGTGAGTGCCATACAGGCGTCTCCCCTGAAGAATATCAAAAACAAGCGGCAAAGTTTGCTGCCTGGATTTATGGTCTCATTCAAAACGGACATCTGGTCAACTCCCGGCCTCTAGGTGCAAATGGCAGACGAGTTACAGCAAACAATATAACCGACGGGCCGTTCATAGAATCAAAGCAGGATATAGGCGGATACTTCCTGATCCGGGCTAAGGACCTTGATGAAGCCACTCTTATCGCCAAGGGGTGCCCTGCCCTTGAAAGCGGCGGAATAGTCGAAGTAAGAGCGGTCGATGAGGAAAAAGTGTCTAGATTAAGAGAAAAACTGGGACCGGGATTCAAATAA